One stretch of Candidatus Eisenbacteria bacterium DNA includes these proteins:
- a CDS encoding HDIG domain-containing protein translates to MTPHPQPSQNASLSRDAALALLHEHTEGPGLRKHAYAVEAAMRAYARKQGADEELWGVTGLLHDFDYEKHPSREEHPFVGCRILEERGYPKEMIQAILGHAAYSGTPRETPMARALFASDELCGLITAAALVQPNKSLAEVTPDSVLRKMRTKGFARSVNRDEIEQGASELGVPLEEHVAFVLAALQGEAKALGL, encoded by the coding sequence ATGACCCCCCACCCGCAACCATCCCAGAACGCTTCCCTGAGCCGCGACGCGGCGCTCGCCCTGCTCCACGAGCATACCGAGGGGCCTGGGCTCCGGAAGCACGCCTACGCGGTGGAAGCCGCCATGCGCGCCTACGCCCGGAAGCAGGGCGCGGATGAGGAGCTCTGGGGCGTGACCGGGCTTCTCCATGATTTCGACTACGAGAAGCATCCGAGCCGGGAAGAGCACCCGTTCGTGGGATGCCGCATCCTCGAAGAGCGGGGATATCCCAAGGAGATGATCCAGGCGATCCTCGGCCACGCGGCCTATTCGGGAACGCCGCGCGAGACGCCGATGGCCCGCGCCCTCTTCGCGAGCGACGAGCTCTGCGGCCTGATCACGGCGGCCGCGCTCGTCCAACCCAACAAGTCGCTGGCCGAGGTCACGCCCGACTCGGTGCTTCGAAAGATGCGGACGAAGGGGTTCGCGCGCTCGGTGAATCGGGACGAGATCGAGCAGGGCGCGAGCGAGCTGGGCGTTCCGCTGGAAGAGCACGTCGCGTTCGTGCTGGCCGCGCTTCAGGGCGAGGCCAAGGCGTTGGGCCTATGA
- a CDS encoding NAD(P)/FAD-dependent oxidoreductase, which produces MPRRKRVEALIVGAGVAGLSAALFLRDFGVEYLIVEEALQPGGQLHEIHAPIQNYLLGIGWESDRFAAAFLNDVRTAGISILVGSPITRIAVRTKTVMRGSERYQAKTLLIATGLRRRALGVPGERELESRGVSHSANRDRTAYAGRPVVVVGGGTAAVEDALLCSEVGSQVTLLHRSSRFRARPDFLARAKKDPSIRIVRNARVRRIVGADRVEAVEYLTRGSRTVRVAKAEAIFIRVGWEPRTELLRGKLRLDRGGYIQVGWGGVTSAAGVYAAGDVCSPRWPSIANAAGQGAAAGWEIARRLGKAG; this is translated from the coding sequence ATGCCCCGACGGAAACGCGTCGAGGCGCTGATCGTCGGGGCCGGGGTCGCCGGCCTCTCCGCGGCGCTCTTCCTCCGGGATTTCGGGGTCGAGTACCTGATCGTGGAGGAAGCGCTCCAGCCCGGCGGCCAGCTCCACGAGATCCACGCGCCCATCCAAAACTATCTCCTGGGGATCGGATGGGAAAGCGACCGCTTCGCCGCCGCCTTCCTGAACGACGTGCGCACCGCCGGGATCTCGATCCTCGTGGGCTCGCCGATCACCCGGATCGCCGTCCGCACGAAGACCGTGATGCGCGGGAGCGAGCGATACCAGGCGAAGACGCTCCTGATCGCCACGGGGCTAAGGCGCCGGGCCCTCGGCGTTCCGGGCGAGAGGGAGCTGGAGAGCCGCGGCGTGAGCCACTCGGCGAACCGCGACCGCACCGCCTACGCGGGGCGGCCGGTGGTCGTGGTGGGAGGCGGCACGGCAGCAGTCGAGGACGCGCTCCTCTGCTCCGAGGTCGGCTCCCAGGTCACCCTCCTGCACCGCTCCTCCCGATTCCGCGCCCGGCCCGACTTCCTGGCGCGAGCGAAGAAGGATCCGAGCATTCGGATCGTCCGAAACGCGCGCGTTCGCCGGATCGTCGGCGCCGATCGAGTGGAAGCGGTCGAGTACCTAACGCGCGGGTCGAGGACGGTGCGCGTCGCGAAGGCCGAGGCGATATTCATCCGCGTCGGGTGGGAGCCCCGCACCGAGCTGTTGCGCGGGAAGCTCCGACTCGATCGGGGCGGATACATTCAGGTCGGCTGGGGCGGCGTCACGAGCGCCGCGGGCGTTTACGCAGCCGGGGATGTCTGCTCTCCCCGCTGGCCTTCGATCGCGAACGCCGCCGGCCAGGGCGCCGCCGCCGGGTGGGAGATCGCGCGGCGGTTGGGGAAGGCGGGGTGA
- a CDS encoding DUF4139 domain-containing protein — translation MRWRLGMVASVAAVAAVASVLLGAAHAAGAQPRDTGKPAVASPAPASAAAGEGREVAVTVYNENLGVVKDRRRFSISSGLSELRFADVASLIEPTSVHLRSLGKSPLEILWQDYRFDLVSTDKLLERYVDQPIEVSTKDDQVKRGTLLSYDPVSLVIQETGGGLSLLNRAEVRQVGLKEVPKGLITRPTLVWRLRSGAGGDQPLEVSYMTGGMGWHAEYVAVVDDAGSSLDLQGWASVENRSGATFDDAKIKLVAGSIHRAGPERPPQPLFERGVAVDMMAKMEERGFFEYHLYEVPLRAALANNEVKQLGLLQASGIKSTKKYTYDAQKDPKQVMVTVEFENEAASGLGMPLPAGIVRVFQRDKDESLELAGEDRIDHTPKNETVRVSVGGAFDITAERKQTDMKQVTPRIAETAFSITLKNHKAEAAEVTVVEHAYGDWEIVESTLPAKKKDATTFEFVARCAPEKPFTITYRLRTRS, via the coding sequence ATGAGGTGGAGACTCGGGATGGTCGCGTCGGTCGCGGCGGTCGCGGCGGTCGCGTCGGTCCTCCTGGGCGCCGCACACGCGGCGGGGGCGCAGCCTCGAGACACAGGGAAGCCCGCGGTCGCCTCGCCCGCGCCGGCCTCGGCCGCGGCGGGAGAGGGGCGCGAGGTCGCGGTCACCGTCTACAACGAGAACCTGGGCGTCGTGAAGGACCGCCGGCGCTTCTCGATCTCGAGCGGCCTCTCGGAGCTCCGCTTCGCCGACGTCGCCTCGCTGATCGAGCCGACGTCCGTCCACCTCCGCTCGCTCGGGAAATCCCCGCTCGAGATCCTGTGGCAGGACTACCGATTCGATCTCGTGAGCACCGACAAGCTCCTCGAGCGCTATGTCGACCAGCCGATCGAGGTATCAACCAAGGACGACCAGGTGAAGCGCGGGACGCTGCTCTCGTACGATCCCGTGTCGCTGGTCATTCAGGAAACCGGCGGGGGGCTCTCGCTCTTGAACCGCGCCGAGGTGCGCCAGGTCGGGCTCAAAGAGGTGCCGAAGGGCCTGATCACGCGGCCGACGCTTGTCTGGCGCCTCCGCTCGGGAGCGGGCGGCGACCAGCCGCTCGAGGTTTCCTACATGACGGGCGGCATGGGCTGGCACGCGGAGTACGTCGCGGTGGTCGACGACGCGGGATCGAGCCTGGACCTCCAAGGGTGGGCCTCGGTCGAGAACCGCTCGGGCGCGACGTTCGACGACGCCAAGATCAAGCTGGTGGCCGGCTCGATTCACCGCGCGGGGCCGGAGCGGCCGCCGCAGCCCCTCTTCGAGCGCGGCGTGGCGGTGGACATGATGGCGAAGATGGAGGAGCGCGGCTTTTTCGAGTACCACCTCTACGAGGTCCCGCTCCGCGCGGCGCTCGCAAACAACGAGGTGAAGCAGCTGGGGCTCCTCCAGGCGTCGGGAATCAAGTCGACCAAGAAGTACACCTACGACGCGCAGAAGGACCCGAAGCAGGTGATGGTCACGGTGGAGTTCGAGAACGAGGCCGCGTCCGGTCTGGGCATGCCGCTGCCCGCGGGGATCGTCCGGGTGTTCCAGCGCGACAAGGACGAATCGCTGGAGCTGGCGGGCGAGGACCGGATCGACCACACGCCCAAGAACGAGACCGTCCGCGTTTCCGTCGGCGGGGCGTTCGACATCACGGCGGAGCGGAAGCAGACCGACATGAAGCAGGTCACCCCGCGGATCGCGGAGACCGCGTTCAGCATCACCCTCAAGAATCACAAGGCGGAGGCGGCGGAGGTGACGGTGGTGGAGCACGCGTACGGCGACTGGGAGATCGTCGAATCGACCCTCCCGGCCAAGAAGAAGGACGCGACGACCTTCGAGTTCGTCGCGCGCTGCGCGCCCGAGAAACCGTTCACCATCACGTACAGACTCCGCACCCGGTCGTGA
- the efp gene encoding elongation factor P, translating into MIPATQVKVGMVILHKGEPLRVTSVLHVTPGNWRGMVHAKMVNLVTGSQAEHRFRSEDKVERAELDHHPLQYTYRSGDEFTFMNTENYEMVNVPADHLGDAVNYLVEGMTVEMSYFDGKPVGVDLPMFVELEIVETDPVMKGATVTSSPKTAKLNTGLVTKVPQHMSTGDRVKIDTRDGSFVERV; encoded by the coding sequence GTGATTCCGGCGACACAGGTCAAAGTTGGCATGGTGATCCTGCACAAAGGGGAGCCCCTGCGCGTGACCAGCGTACTCCACGTCACCCCGGGCAATTGGCGGGGCATGGTGCACGCGAAGATGGTGAACCTCGTGACCGGCTCCCAGGCGGAACACCGGTTCCGTTCGGAGGACAAGGTGGAGCGGGCCGAGCTGGACCATCATCCGCTCCAGTACACCTACCGCTCCGGCGACGAGTTCACGTTCATGAACACCGAGAATTACGAGATGGTGAACGTGCCCGCGGATCACCTGGGCGACGCCGTGAACTACCTGGTCGAGGGCATGACCGTGGAGATGTCGTACTTCGACGGGAAGCCGGTCGGCGTGGATCTCCCGATGTTCGTCGAGCTGGAGATCGTCGAGACCGATCCGGTCATGAAGGGCGCGACCGTCACTTCATCCCCCAAGACGGCGAAGCTCAACACGGGTCTCGTCACCAAGGTCCCGCAGCACATGTCGACCGGAGACCGCGTCAAGATCGACACTAGGGATGGATCTTTCGTCGAGCGGGTGTAG
- a CDS encoding LysE family translocator, which produces MSWSYLVRGIVIGFSIAAPVGPIGVLCIRRTLAEGRAAGFVTGLGAATADTIYGLVAAFGLTALTDFLVGGQTWIRLIGGAFLLFLGVRTIRTEPAERAARLRGTGLFGAYATTFILTLTNPMTILSFVAIFATIGVGTSHSNPLAPASLVLGVFLGSALWWLSLSGTMGLLRARFDAGPLRWVNRVSGGIITAFGVAAMLSVIRL; this is translated from the coding sequence GTGAGCTGGAGCTACCTGGTGCGTGGGATCGTGATCGGGTTCTCGATCGCGGCCCCGGTGGGCCCGATCGGGGTGCTCTGCATCCGGCGCACCCTGGCGGAAGGGCGCGCGGCCGGCTTCGTGACCGGCCTGGGCGCCGCGACGGCCGACACGATCTACGGCTTGGTGGCGGCCTTCGGGCTCACGGCGCTCACCGATTTCCTGGTCGGGGGACAGACCTGGATTCGCCTCATCGGCGGGGCGTTCCTGCTCTTTCTGGGGGTCCGCACCATTCGCACCGAGCCTGCCGAGAGGGCGGCCCGATTGCGCGGCACGGGGCTCTTTGGCGCCTATGCCACGACGTTCATCCTGACGCTCACCAACCCGATGACCATCCTCTCGTTCGTCGCGATCTTCGCCACGATCGGCGTCGGGACTTCGCATTCCAATCCGCTTGCCCCGGCGAGCCTCGTCCTCGGGGTCTTCCTGGGCTCGGCGCTCTGGTGGCTGTCGCTGAGCGGGACGATGGGCCTCCTTCGCGCCCGCTTCGACGCGGGCCCTCTTCGATGGGTGAATCGGGTATCCGGGGGGATCATCACCGCGTTCGGCGTCGCCGCGATGCTGAGCGTGATTCGCCTCTAG
- a CDS encoding glycosyltransferase: MASISVVLPTRNRPAFLREALATVAAQSHLEMELVLVRDGGTPLDDEARGFLATLEFPYILVERDDPPEGLALARDRGIERARGDAIAFLDDDDLWERGHVKQLADALDRDPEASVVYSDARIVEEASGGQRLLAVDFDLALFGRDGFIPPSSFAARRDAFERFGLFDPKMAYSEDWDWLLRVARGGGKIERVRGVSTTIRIHSDGLSALTPDRLTDRKRFLDELSRRHGLGPIEPKTFWEVAGTLCPDGNASRR; this comes from the coding sequence GTGGCCTCGATCTCCGTCGTCCTTCCCACGCGGAACCGTCCCGCGTTTCTCCGCGAAGCGCTCGCGACCGTCGCGGCCCAGAGTCATCTGGAGATGGAGCTGGTCCTGGTGCGGGACGGCGGCACACCGCTCGATGACGAGGCACGAGGGTTTCTCGCGACGCTCGAGTTTCCCTACATCCTGGTCGAGCGCGACGACCCGCCGGAGGGGCTCGCCCTGGCTCGCGACCGAGGGATCGAGCGCGCGCGCGGCGATGCGATCGCGTTTCTCGACGACGACGATCTCTGGGAGCGCGGGCACGTGAAGCAGCTGGCCGACGCGCTCGATCGCGACCCGGAAGCGTCGGTCGTCTACTCCGACGCGCGGATCGTGGAGGAGGCGAGCGGCGGTCAGAGGCTGCTCGCCGTCGACTTCGACTTGGCGTTGTTCGGGCGCGACGGGTTCATCCCACCCAGCTCCTTCGCGGCGCGGCGCGACGCGTTCGAGCGATTCGGACTCTTCGACCCCAAGATGGCCTACTCCGAGGACTGGGACTGGCTGCTGCGCGTAGCGCGCGGAGGCGGAAAGATCGAGCGGGTGCGCGGCGTCTCGACGACGATCCGAATCCACTCCGACGGCTTGAGCGCGCTTACCCCGGACCGGCTCACCGATCGAAAGCGCTTCCTGGACGAGCTCAGCCGGCGCCACGGGCTCGGACCGATCGAGCCAAAAACCTTCTGGGAGGTGGCGGGAACCCTATGCCCCGACGGAAACGCGTCGAGGCGCTGA
- a CDS encoding valine--tRNA ligase, translating into MSQPELPKNYEPTQVEKRWYSHWEERGYFRPKDGPEPPFVIMIPPPNVTGNLHFGHAFDHTIQDLLIRWQRMTGVPTLWLPGTDHAGIATQNVVEKRLAEEGKSRHELGREAFVAEVWKWKEHYHARITEQMRRLGDSVDWSRERFTMDEGLSRAVREVFVRLYRKGLVYRGNRIINWCPRCLTALSDEEVNHVETDGKLYYIQYPIKDSKRKVTVATTRPETMLGDVAVAVHPKDKRYAPLHGKMAILPFLRREIPIILDDAVDPKFGTGAVKVTPAHDANDFEMGQRHGLTPITVLDPTAVMNENAGDFRGLTREVARERIVEALQDRGLLKRVEPHKLSVGHCDRCDTVVEPYLSLQWFVKMKPLAEPAYRAVEMGQLVILPRRWEKVYLRWLEGIRDWCISRQLWWGHRIPVWTCGNCGETIVEVETPAKCPKCGGASLSQDEDVLDTWFSSWLWPFSTLGWPEQTEDVKRFYPSSVLVTGPDIIFFWVARMVMAGFEFMGATPFKQVYLHGIVRDAQGRKLSKSLGNSSDAIELMDRSGADSLRMRMVLLSPQGADIHGFSDDKVDLGRHFANKLWNAFRLVQPYLQGYEPDESKARPVLNDADLWILSTAASTVRSVTRNLKTYRIGDAAKDIYDFTWKELCDWYLEMAKPRLYAGADSPDAAAVRYTIHHVFSTVLRLLHPFMPFITEELWHALPGTQGDICVAEWPIPPRGAASTSAEAKIALLKEVVGAVRNVRSEMNISPARKAPILIRATGHDADILREQRDLIALLGRGESLEVGPQVQKPDVAASAVVRNHEIFLPLMGLIDVDLELRRLQKEYDRVLKEFDVSRRKLQNDDFLGKAKTDVVEREREKFETLGTTKEKLERNLEVLKQ; encoded by the coding sequence ATGAGCCAGCCCGAACTACCGAAAAATTACGAGCCCACCCAGGTGGAGAAGCGTTGGTACAGCCACTGGGAGGAGCGGGGATATTTCCGCCCGAAGGACGGCCCGGAGCCGCCTTTCGTGATCATGATCCCGCCGCCCAACGTGACCGGAAACCTCCACTTCGGCCACGCCTTCGATCACACGATCCAGGATCTCCTGATCCGCTGGCAGCGGATGACCGGTGTGCCCACGCTCTGGCTCCCGGGCACCGATCACGCCGGGATCGCGACCCAGAACGTGGTCGAGAAGCGGCTGGCCGAGGAGGGAAAGTCCCGCCACGAGCTGGGGCGCGAAGCGTTCGTCGCCGAGGTCTGGAAGTGGAAGGAGCACTACCACGCCCGCATCACCGAGCAGATGCGGCGCCTGGGCGACTCGGTCGATTGGTCCCGCGAGCGCTTCACCATGGACGAGGGGCTCTCCCGCGCGGTGCGCGAGGTCTTCGTCCGCCTCTACCGGAAGGGGCTCGTCTATCGGGGCAACCGGATCATCAACTGGTGCCCGCGCTGCCTCACCGCGCTCTCCGACGAGGAGGTCAACCACGTCGAGACCGACGGCAAGCTCTACTACATCCAATATCCGATCAAGGATTCGAAGCGGAAGGTGACCGTGGCGACCACGCGGCCCGAGACGATGCTGGGCGACGTCGCGGTCGCGGTTCATCCCAAGGACAAGAGGTACGCGCCGCTCCACGGAAAGATGGCGATCCTCCCGTTCCTGCGCCGCGAGATCCCGATCATCCTGGACGACGCCGTCGATCCGAAATTCGGCACCGGCGCGGTCAAGGTGACCCCGGCCCACGATGCGAACGACTTCGAGATGGGGCAGCGCCATGGGCTCACGCCCATCACGGTGCTGGATCCGACCGCCGTCATGAACGAGAACGCGGGCGATTTTCGCGGCCTCACGCGCGAGGTGGCGCGGGAGCGGATCGTGGAAGCGCTTCAAGATCGCGGTCTCCTGAAGCGCGTCGAGCCGCACAAGCTCTCGGTGGGGCACTGCGACCGGTGCGACACGGTGGTGGAGCCCTATCTCTCGCTCCAGTGGTTCGTGAAGATGAAGCCCCTCGCCGAGCCCGCCTATCGCGCGGTCGAGATGGGGCAGCTGGTAATTCTGCCGAGGCGCTGGGAGAAGGTCTACCTCCGCTGGCTCGAAGGAATCCGCGACTGGTGCATCTCGCGCCAGCTCTGGTGGGGGCACCGGATCCCGGTGTGGACCTGCGGCAATTGTGGAGAGACGATCGTGGAAGTCGAGACGCCCGCGAAATGTCCCAAGTGCGGCGGCGCGTCCCTGTCCCAGGACGAGGACGTGCTCGACACGTGGTTCTCGTCGTGGCTTTGGCCCTTCTCGACTTTAGGCTGGCCCGAGCAGACCGAGGACGTGAAGCGCTTCTATCCTTCCAGCGTTCTCGTCACCGGGCCCGACATCATCTTCTTCTGGGTCGCGCGCATGGTGATGGCCGGCTTCGAGTTCATGGGGGCGACCCCCTTCAAGCAGGTCTACCTCCACGGGATCGTGCGCGACGCGCAGGGGCGGAAGCTCTCGAAGTCCCTCGGGAACTCCTCCGACGCGATCGAGCTGATGGACCGATCCGGCGCCGACTCCCTCCGGATGAGGATGGTGCTCCTCTCGCCGCAGGGGGCCGACATCCATGGCTTCTCGGACGATAAGGTCGACCTGGGCCGCCACTTCGCGAACAAGCTCTGGAACGCGTTCCGCTTGGTGCAGCCGTACCTCCAGGGCTACGAGCCCGACGAGTCGAAGGCCCGGCCGGTCCTGAACGACGCCGATCTCTGGATCCTGAGCACGGCCGCGTCGACCGTGCGGTCGGTGACGCGGAATCTCAAAACGTATCGGATAGGAGACGCGGCAAAGGATATCTACGATTTCACGTGGAAGGAGCTCTGCGATTGGTACCTGGAGATGGCGAAGCCGCGTCTCTACGCGGGAGCGGATAGTCCCGACGCGGCGGCGGTCCGGTACACGATCCATCACGTGTTCAGCACGGTGCTCCGCCTGCTCCACCCGTTCATGCCGTTCATCACCGAGGAGCTGTGGCACGCGCTGCCGGGGACGCAGGGGGACATCTGCGTGGCCGAGTGGCCGATCCCCCCTCGCGGCGCCGCGAGTACGTCGGCGGAGGCGAAGATCGCCCTGCTCAAGGAGGTCGTGGGCGCGGTGCGGAACGTCCGCTCCGAGATGAACATCTCACCCGCGCGAAAGGCTCCGATCCTGATCCGCGCGACCGGACACGACGCGGACATCCTCCGCGAGCAGCGGGACCTGATCGCCCTCTTGGGCCGCGGCGAGTCGCTCGAGGTGGGCCCCCAGGTGCAGAAGCCGGATGTCGCGGCCTCGGCCGTGGTCCGGAATCATGAGATCTTCCTACCCCTGATGGGGTTGATCGACGTGGACCTGGAGCTAAGGCGGCTCCAGAAGGAATACGACCGGGTTCTCAAGGAGTTCGACGTTTCGAGGCGGAAGCTTCAAAACGACGACTTCCTCGGCAAGGCCAAGACCGACGTGGTGGAGCGGGAACGGGAAAAATTCGAAACGCTCGGCACCACGAAGGAGAAGCTCGAGCGCAATCTGGAGGTACTGAAGCAATGA